One window from the genome of Nicotiana sylvestris chromosome 9, ASM39365v2, whole genome shotgun sequence encodes:
- the LOC138877441 gene encoding uncharacterized protein produces the protein MNGVGILVDNDFPELVAEVRRVNNRLMTLKLVVSGFTLNIISAYAPQTGLDQEVKMHFWEDLDEMVRGIPHTEEIFIEGDFNGHIGATPRGYDDVHGGFGFGDRNEGGTSLLDFARAFDLVIANLSFPKKMEHLVTFRSSVVEAQIDYVLCRKSDRGLCMDCKVIPSENLSTLHRLLVMDLEITRKRRKRVMYSQHKIKWGALTEAKEKELGVKMVTMGAWRSSGDASAMWTMTAQCIREAAREVLGVSKGNSGGHKGDWWWNGEVQGKVDTKKIAYLKLVESVDEEEKRANREHYKLAKKEAKLAVTATKTATFS, from the coding sequence ATGAACGGGGTAGGTATTTTGGTTGATAACGACTTCCCTGAACTAGTGGCGGAGGTTAGGAGGGTGAATAACAGACTGATGACTCTTAAGCTAGTTGTTAGTGGTTTTACTTTGAACATAATCAGTGCGTACGCACCCCAAACTGGCTTGGATCAGGAAGTCAAGATGCATTTCTGGGAGGACTTAGATGAGATGGTGCGTGGTATCCCGCACACCGAGGAGATTTTCATAGAAGGAGATTTCAACGGCCACATTGGAGCGACGCCTAGGGGATATGATGATGTGCATGGTGGCTTTGGTTTTGGAGATAGAAACGAAGGAGGAACGTCTCTGTTGGACTTTGCTAGAGCTTTTGATTTGGTGATAGCAAACTTGAGTTTCCCGAAGAAGATGGAGCACTTGGTCACCTTTCGGAGTTCGGTGGTCGAGGCTCAGATTGATTATGTACTTTGTAGGAAGTCCGATAGAGGTCTTTGCATGGATTGCAAGGTCATCCCAAGTGAGAACCTCTCGACCCTTCATAGGCTCCTAGTTATGGACCTTGAGATCACGAGGAAAAGGAGGAAGAGGGTGATGTATAGCCAACATAAGATAAAGTGGGGAGCCTTGACAGAAGCTAAAGAGAAGGAGTTGGGGGTCAAGATGGTGACTATGGGGGCTTGGaggagtagtggggacgcaagcGCTATGTGGACCATGACTGCGCAGTGCATTAGGGAAGCCGCGAGAGAGGTATTAGGGGTCTCAAAAGGTAACTCGGGTGgtcacaaaggagattggtggtggaatggagAGGTGCAAGGAAAAGTGGATACCAAGAAAATAGCATATCTGAAGCTAGTGGAAAGTGTAGACGAGGAGGAGAAAAGGGCAAATAGGGAGCATTATAAGTTGGCTAAGAAAGAGGCTAAGCTAGCAGTTACGGCGACAAAGACTGCAACTTTTAGTTGA